The Tepidisphaeraceae bacterium genome contains a region encoding:
- a CDS encoding N-acetylglutaminylglutamine amidotransferase, which produces MCGICGELRRETSATPDAVTRMSERLTRRGPDGTGVYAQKNVAFGHRRLKIIDLSDKAAQPMVDPELGLALVFNGAIYNYPELRRELQEKGYRFFSTGDTEVILKAYHAWGENFVDRLAGMFAFCIWERDTGRAIMGRDRLGIKPLYYSELPDGALRFASTLPALVAAGGIDTTIDPVALHCYMTFHAVVPAPFTILKGVRKLPPATVMTIEPDGSRRQRTYWEPNFNQRPDEHDRPFGEWRDSVLDALRLAVKRRMIADVPVGVLLSGGLDSSLVVGLLAEQGQRDLKTFSIGFESVGEEKGDEFEYSDIIAKHYSTDHHKIFIDSSRALPAIREVISAMSEPMVSHDAMGFYLLSQEVARHVKVVQSGQGADEVFAGYHWYPPLMNSTDAASDYARVFFDRDFAEYGQAVDDRFVTKDHARAFLAEHFARPGADRPINKALRIDTSIMLVDDPVKRVDNMTMAWGLEARVPFLDHELVELAGRVPAEFKVKEGGKYVLKEAARQVIPAGVIDRPKGYFPVPALKYLKGPYLEMVRDVLESKQARERQLFKPDYVQMLLREPERHITPLRGSKLWQMASLELWLQLQGL; this is translated from the coding sequence ATGTGTGGAATCTGCGGTGAACTACGACGAGAGACTTCGGCTACGCCCGACGCGGTGACGCGCATGAGCGAGCGCCTCACCCGCCGCGGGCCCGACGGCACCGGCGTTTACGCGCAGAAGAACGTCGCGTTCGGTCACCGCCGGTTGAAGATCATCGATCTGTCCGACAAAGCCGCCCAGCCGATGGTCGACCCCGAACTGGGACTGGCACTGGTCTTCAATGGCGCGATTTACAATTACCCCGAGCTTCGCCGCGAACTGCAGGAGAAGGGGTATCGCTTCTTCTCCACCGGCGACACGGAAGTCATCCTGAAGGCCTACCACGCGTGGGGCGAAAACTTCGTCGACCGATTGGCCGGCATGTTCGCGTTCTGCATCTGGGAGCGCGACACTGGCCGCGCTATCATGGGGCGCGATCGCCTTGGCATTAAACCGCTGTACTACAGCGAGCTGCCCGATGGCGCGCTGCGTTTCGCCTCCACGTTGCCCGCGCTGGTGGCGGCGGGGGGGATCGACACCACGATCGACCCCGTCGCCCTGCACTGTTACATGACGTTCCACGCCGTCGTGCCGGCGCCGTTCACCATCCTCAAGGGCGTGCGCAAGCTGCCGCCCGCCACGGTGATGACGATCGAGCCCGACGGCTCGCGCCGCCAACGCACGTATTGGGAACCGAATTTCAACCAGCGGCCCGACGAGCACGATCGCCCGTTCGGCGAGTGGCGCGACAGCGTGCTCGACGCGCTGCGCCTCGCCGTGAAGCGCCGCATGATCGCCGACGTGCCGGTGGGCGTGCTGCTGTCGGGCGGGCTTGATAGCAGCCTTGTGGTCGGGCTGCTGGCCGAGCAGGGGCAGCGCGATCTGAAGACCTTCTCGATCGGCTTCGAATCGGTCGGCGAGGAGAAGGGGGACGAGTTCGAGTACAGCGACATCATCGCCAAGCATTACTCCACCGACCACCACAAGATCTTCATCGATTCCAGCCGCGCGCTGCCGGCGATTCGCGAGGTCATCTCGGCGATGAGCGAGCCAATGGTCAGCCACGACGCGATGGGCTTCTACCTGCTCAGCCAGGAGGTCGCCAGGCACGTGAAGGTGGTGCAGAGCGGGCAGGGGGCCGACGAGGTCTTCGCAGGCTATCACTGGTACCCGCCGCTGATGAACAGCACCGACGCCGCCAGCGACTACGCGCGCGTCTTCTTCGATCGCGACTTCGCCGAGTACGGCCAGGCCGTCGACGACCGCTTCGTCACCAAGGACCACGCGCGGGCCTTTCTGGCCGAACACTTCGCCCGCCCCGGGGCCGATCGTCCGATCAACAAGGCGCTGCGCATCGACACGTCGATCATGCTGGTCGACGACCCGGTGAAGCGCGTCGACAACATGACGATGGCCTGGGGCCTAGAGGCGCGCGTGCCGTTCCTCGATCACGAGTTGGTCGAGCTGGCCGGCCGCGTGCCGGCCGAGTTCAAGGTGAAGGAGGGGGGCAAGTACGTGCTGAAGGAGGCCGCGCGGCAGGTCATCCCCGCGGGCGTCATCGATCGGCCTAAGGGTTACTTCCCCGTGCCGGCCCTGAAATACCTGAAGGGCCCGTACCTGGAGATGGTGCGGGACGTGCTCGAATCGAAGCAGGCGCGCGAGCGTCAACTGTTCAAGCCGGACTACGTGCAAATGCTGCTGCGCGAGCCCGAGCGACACATCACGCCGTTGCGGGGTTCGAAGCTCTGGCAGATGGCGTCGCTGGAACTGTGGCTGCAATTGCAGGGGTTGTAA
- a CDS encoding GDSL-type esterase/lipase family protein: protein MSLKARLIVSSCAFALSLATASAAEAEVLARYRGDFEPKQPAAGWAYLWNAKGEIGSAKSYEPLKWTEDQKTYAPTDEKLPAPAPAAYLAMRQWGGHPGRGATQTPNKVDRYAIAAYTIPAGKTGVAWVTDGQLLRDARKTSETSTTAETVQLRIYLNDQLKQQDTFKSTEQPSTFSVNLGNVTGGETIYVAVGPDGHDLTDGYSYDFRIAVLPVGEQPGETPSALSIVPEDPGVASPRTDKRGEVDPKWMKSHQDLLDRAKNTADAQVVFLGDSITAAWGSAGKTVWENTLKPLRPLNLGIGGDQTQHVLWRIDNGALDGLNPKAVVLLIGTNNTGRYAALEVAHGVEAVVKRLREKLPDAQIILTGIFPRSAKPTDAVRGKVTLANEWIAKLADGKAIHYVDITQQLLEPDGTISKETMPDYLHLATPAYQKWADAVVPLIKSAIE from the coding sequence ATGTCGTTGAAGGCTCGTCTGATCGTGTCGTCCTGTGCGTTCGCTCTTTCTCTTGCCACCGCAAGTGCGGCCGAAGCGGAGGTGCTGGCCCGCTACCGTGGCGACTTCGAACCCAAGCAGCCTGCCGCTGGCTGGGCCTATCTGTGGAACGCCAAGGGCGAGATCGGCTCGGCGAAGAGCTACGAACCGTTGAAGTGGACAGAAGATCAGAAGACCTACGCCCCCACGGACGAGAAGCTGCCCGCCCCAGCGCCGGCAGCTTACCTGGCGATGCGCCAGTGGGGCGGGCACCCCGGTCGCGGCGCGACGCAGACGCCGAACAAGGTCGACCGCTACGCGATCGCCGCCTACACCATTCCGGCCGGTAAGACCGGCGTCGCCTGGGTAACCGACGGCCAACTCCTGCGCGACGCCCGCAAGACGTCCGAAACGTCGACGACGGCCGAGACGGTGCAACTTCGCATCTACCTCAACGATCAGCTGAAGCAACAGGACACGTTCAAGTCGACCGAACAGCCGAGCACGTTCTCGGTGAACCTTGGCAACGTGACCGGCGGCGAGACGATTTACGTGGCCGTCGGGCCCGATGGCCACGACCTCACCGACGGCTACAGCTACGACTTCCGCATCGCCGTCCTGCCGGTGGGTGAACAACCGGGCGAAACGCCTTCGGCGCTGTCGATCGTGCCCGAAGATCCCGGTGTCGCGTCGCCGCGCACCGATAAGCGTGGCGAGGTCGACCCGAAGTGGATGAAGTCGCACCAGGACCTGCTGGATCGCGCCAAGAACACGGCCGACGCGCAGGTCGTATTCCTCGGTGATTCCATCACCGCCGCCTGGGGCAGTGCGGGCAAGACGGTGTGGGAAAACACGCTGAAGCCCCTGAGGCCGCTGAACCTGGGCATCGGCGGCGACCAGACGCAACACGTGCTGTGGCGCATCGACAACGGCGCGCTGGATGGCCTGAACCCCAAGGCCGTCGTCCTGCTGATCGGCACGAACAACACTGGCCGTTACGCCGCGCTGGAGGTGGCGCACGGCGTCGAGGCGGTCGTGAAGCGTCTGCGCGAGAAGCTGCCCGATGCGCAGATCATCCTCACCGGCATCTTTCCGCGCAGCGCCAAGCCCACCGATGCCGTGCGCGGCAAGGTAACGCTCGCCAACGAGTGGATCGCCAAGCTGGCCGACGGCAAGGCGATCCATTACGTTGACATTACCCAGCAACTGCTGGAGCCCGACGGTACGATCAGCAAGGAGACGATGCCCGACTACCTGCACCTGGCCACCCCCGCCTACCAGAAGTGGGCCGACGCCGTTGTGCCGTTGATCAAGTCGGCTATCGAGTAG
- a CDS encoding DUF4886 domain-containing protein yields the protein MMRCAQNIIVTLFAVLLIGGPAFAQQPATTEPATQPAATEGRTIRLLTVGNSFAYNSTRYLRDLAKANGNTVILGWANSNGASLEKHWQYAEAFEADPTDPNGLLYTNGPNKPKSSLRQMLERDKWDYVTIQQASPLSDNEETYYPFAIQLHDYIKKHAPQAEVLIHQTWAYRFDHPRFKDGKSNPQKMHEAIRRNYHNLADRLDLRIVPVGDAMYTAVTDPSRTYQPDSTFNFANPAYPLVPIEVHTLHAGWRWAKRLDGTYRFVLDGFHANVQGSYLGACVFYEFLFGQSPVGNTFVPAKVEAADAAFLQQVAHDTMRNAGATTQPVTAQ from the coding sequence ATGATGCGTTGCGCTCAAAACATCATCGTCACGTTGTTCGCCGTCCTGCTGATCGGCGGGCCGGCATTCGCCCAGCAACCGGCCACCACTGAGCCCGCCACCCAGCCCGCCGCGACCGAAGGGCGGACGATCCGGCTGCTGACCGTGGGCAATAGCTTCGCGTACAACTCGACGCGATACCTGCGCGATCTGGCCAAGGCCAATGGCAACACCGTCATCCTCGGTTGGGCCAATTCCAATGGCGCGTCGCTCGAGAAGCACTGGCAGTACGCAGAGGCGTTCGAGGCCGACCCGACCGACCCCAACGGGCTGCTCTACACGAACGGTCCGAACAAGCCCAAGTCGTCGCTTCGGCAGATGCTCGAACGCGACAAGTGGGACTACGTCACCATCCAACAGGCCAGCCCGCTCAGCGATAACGAAGAAACGTACTACCCGTTTGCGATCCAACTGCACGACTACATCAAGAAGCACGCCCCCCAGGCTGAGGTGTTGATCCATCAGACGTGGGCCTACCGCTTCGATCACCCGCGCTTCAAGGATGGCAAGTCGAACCCGCAGAAGATGCACGAGGCCATCCGCAGGAACTATCACAACCTCGCCGATCGGTTGGACCTGCGCATCGTGCCCGTCGGCGATGCGATGTACACCGCCGTCACCGATCCCAGCCGGACGTACCAGCCGGACTCGACGTTCAACTTTGCCAACCCCGCTTATCCGCTCGTGCCGATCGAGGTCCACACGCTGCACGCCGGCTGGCGGTGGGCCAAGAGGCTCGATGGCACGTATCGCTTCGTGCTCGATGGCTTCCACGCCAACGTGCAAGGCTCGTACCTGGGCGCGTGCGTGTTCTACGAGTTCCTGTTCGGCCAGAGCCCGGTCGGCAACACGTTCGTGCCGGCGAAGGTTGAAGCGGCCGACGCGGCGTTTCTGCAGCAGGTCGCCCACGACACAATGCGAAACGCCGGCGCGACCACCCAGCCCGTCACCGCTCAATAG
- the ngg gene encoding N-acetylglutaminylglutamine synthetase: MADMSHGASNINDPATVDPLAQVGPSILNWLRPPEPAGAQQDVVVDMGWGRLIFAHTFADNDALLSTILAEGVGKRDVAFYVRDPHVLVSMAPHELFLDPSHTYRLWLHRYQRQAESPSSLLIRPARSIGDAAEINRIYGTRHMVKVDPDYIAAARHADRAVQFIVAEDPHTGEIVGSAAGVDHRRAFADAENGASLWSIAVDPQASCPGIGRALVQHMVDRYAAAGRAYVDLSVMHDNTRAIGLYERVGFERVPVFCLKRKNAINESLFVPAQPEAKLNPYARIIVDEARRRGIGVEVLDEEANYFALTCGGRRIVCRESLSELTSAVAMSRCDDKRCTLRLLDKAGLRVPVQQMAGLPSDNHAFLDRFKRVVVKPARGEQGRGISVDLRTPADLDAAIELARQECQDVVLEQFCEGVDLRIVVIGFKVVAAAIRRPAQVVGDGRHTVRELIEQHTKRRMAATGGESRVPMDAETDRCVRAGGYEMTSVLPDGVVLPVRKAANLHTGGTIHDVTAQLHPVLADAAERAARAIDIPVTGLDFLVPAVDGPDYVIIEANERPGLANHEPQPTAERFVDLLFPQMMTAAPE, encoded by the coding sequence ATGGCCGACATGTCACACGGCGCTTCCAACATCAACGATCCGGCCACCGTCGACCCGCTGGCGCAGGTGGGGCCGTCGATCCTGAACTGGCTGCGCCCGCCCGAGCCGGCCGGCGCGCAGCAGGACGTGGTCGTCGACATGGGGTGGGGCCGGTTGATCTTCGCGCACACGTTCGCCGATAACGACGCGCTGCTTTCGACCATTCTGGCCGAGGGCGTCGGGAAGCGCGACGTCGCGTTCTACGTGCGCGACCCGCACGTGCTGGTCTCCATGGCCCCGCACGAGCTGTTCCTCGACCCCTCGCACACGTACCGCCTCTGGCTGCACCGCTACCAACGGCAGGCCGAGTCGCCCTCGTCGCTGCTCATCCGCCCGGCGCGGTCGATCGGCGACGCCGCCGAGATCAACCGCATCTACGGCACGCGGCACATGGTGAAGGTCGACCCCGACTACATCGCCGCCGCCCGCCACGCCGACCGCGCCGTGCAGTTCATCGTCGCCGAGGACCCGCACACCGGTGAGATCGTCGGCAGCGCCGCCGGCGTCGATCACCGCCGCGCGTTTGCCGATGCCGAAAACGGCGCCAGCCTCTGGTCGATCGCGGTCGACCCGCAGGCGTCGTGCCCGGGCATCGGCCGCGCGCTCGTGCAGCACATGGTCGACCGCTACGCCGCCGCGGGCCGCGCGTACGTCGACCTGTCGGTGATGCACGACAACACGCGCGCCATCGGGCTCTACGAGCGCGTCGGCTTCGAGCGCGTCCCCGTCTTCTGCCTGAAGCGCAAGAACGCGATCAACGAATCGCTGTTCGTGCCCGCCCAGCCCGAGGCGAAGCTCAACCCCTACGCGCGCATCATCGTCGACGAGGCCCGCCGGCGCGGCATTGGCGTGGAGGTGCTCGACGAGGAAGCCAACTACTTTGCGCTCACCTGCGGCGGGCGGCGCATCGTCTGCCGCGAGAGTTTGTCCGAGCTCACCAGCGCCGTCGCCATGAGCCGCTGCGACGACAAGCGCTGCACGCTGCGCCTGCTGGACAAGGCCGGCCTACGCGTGCCCGTGCAGCAGATGGCCGGCCTGCCGAGCGACAACCACGCGTTCCTCGACCGCTTCAAGCGCGTCGTCGTCAAGCCCGCGCGAGGCGAGCAGGGGCGCGGCATCTCGGTCGACCTCCGCACGCCGGCCGACCTCGATGCCGCCATCGAGCTCGCCCGCCAGGAATGCCAGGACGTCGTCCTCGAACAGTTCTGCGAGGGCGTCGACCTGCGCATCGTCGTGATCGGCTTCAAGGTCGTCGCCGCCGCCATTCGCAGGCCCGCGCAGGTGGTGGGGGATGGCCGTCACACCGTGCGAGAGTTGATCGAGCAGCACACGAAACGCCGCATGGCCGCCACCGGCGGCGAGAGCCGCGTGCCCATGGACGCCGAGACCGACCGCTGCGTCCGCGCCGGCGGCTACGAGATGACGAGCGTCCTGCCCGACGGCGTCGTCCTGCCCGTGCGCAAGGCCGCCAACCTGCACACCGGCGGCACGATCCACGACGTCACCGCGCAGCTGCACCCCGTGCTCGCCGACGCCGCCGAGCGCGCCGCCCGCGCGATCGACATCCCCGTCACCGGTTTGGACTTCCTCGTACCCGCCGTCGACGGCCCCGACTACGTCATCATCGAAGCCAACGAGCGCCCCGGCCTGGCCAACCACGAACCGCAGCCCACCGCCGAGCGCTTCGTCGACCTGCTCTTTCCGCAGATGATGACGGCCGCGCCAGAGTAG
- a CDS encoding DUF389 domain-containing protein, with protein sequence MPRTVDISVPSERAPGLIAQVKDMDGVIAVRHFPGASVKEPGDLISLEILDTRLHGLVRLLQSAGIGRDAGTTIVTNSPVSVVAPQLIERVARDDTECTWEEMESAMARESNMTANGVTVMAVAGVVAVMGIATGAVHVVVGAMLIAPGFEPLTRIGLGIVAQSRAWQRGLKDAAIAYATLLLSAIAAAAVLRLAGQPLLTGDTYLPAASLVTYWSTVTFPSIASSVVAAVGGAVLVAAGRALLTGGVMIALALVPTLSLFGMALVAGEWQLAGQAAIRWIIEVALVLVLSTAVMLWKRNRVHQRPSMM encoded by the coding sequence ATGCCTAGAACCGTAGATATTAGCGTGCCTTCCGAGCGGGCACCCGGGCTCATCGCGCAGGTGAAGGACATGGACGGCGTGATCGCCGTGCGGCACTTCCCCGGCGCGTCGGTGAAGGAACCGGGCGACCTAATCAGCCTGGAGATTCTCGACACGCGCCTGCACGGCCTCGTGCGCCTGCTGCAAAGCGCCGGCATCGGCCGCGACGCGGGCACCACGATCGTCACCAACTCGCCCGTTAGCGTCGTCGCGCCACAGCTTATCGAGCGCGTGGCGCGCGACGACACCGAGTGCACGTGGGAAGAGATGGAATCGGCCATGGCGCGCGAGAGCAACATGACCGCCAACGGCGTCACGGTGATGGCGGTGGCGGGCGTGGTGGCGGTGATGGGCATCGCCACAGGCGCGGTGCACGTGGTCGTCGGCGCGATGCTGATCGCGCCGGGCTTCGAACCGCTGACGCGCATCGGCCTCGGCATCGTCGCGCAGAGCCGCGCGTGGCAGCGCGGGTTGAAGGACGCCGCGATCGCCTACGCCACGCTCCTGCTCTCGGCGATCGCCGCCGCCGCCGTGCTGCGGTTGGCCGGCCAACCGCTGCTCACCGGCGACACCTACCTGCCCGCCGCCTCGCTGGTCACCTACTGGTCGACCGTCACCTTCCCCAGCATCGCCTCCAGCGTCGTGGCCGCGGTAGGGGGCGCGGTGCTGGTGGCGGCTGGCCGCGCGTTGCTCACGGGCGGCGTGATGATCGCCTTGGCACTCGTCCCCACGCTGTCGCTGTTCGGCATGGCCCTGGTGGCCGGCGAATGGCAACTCGCCGGCCAGGCCGCCATAAGGTGGATCATCGAGGTCGCGCTGGTTCTTGTCCTGTCGACCGCCGTCATGCTGTGGAAGCGCAACCGCGTCCACCAGCGCCCGTCGATGATGTAG
- a CDS encoding right-handed parallel beta-helix repeat-containing protein, translated as MTRGPAPTGATAPRLHSLNADGFHSSAVTKGPIVEDSLFEWMGDDSIAIHGTYALATAASGGEQITLSPKFELPFEVGDDLTIVDGKTYKVKATAKVTKTEPAAASESEAVDKLWETYRVDQKGRKFYTVSIDRPTAIEVGDLITSPQRIGNGYVIRNNTCRFHRARGIQIKAGDGVIENNTVEDINFAGITLGPELSVWLGSDYVKNVVVRNNTIRGTGRGGEGRRNANFADIAAIVVRSLTLDRELSAAENANIVIENNRIENPAGLAMFLSSATNLVVKDNTIVAPWSMGPTVSGKRFGVDPAAAVFVAAVEGATFENNTIDLDGGTATKALATGRDANGLSGVESGFTLKGAAPASAE; from the coding sequence GTGACGCGCGGCCCCGCGCCCACCGGCGCTACCGCGCCGCGTCTGCACAGCCTGAACGCCGACGGCTTCCACTCGTCGGCCGTGACCAAAGGGCCGATCGTTGAAGACAGCCTGTTCGAATGGATGGGCGACGACTCGATCGCCATCCACGGCACCTACGCCCTGGCCACCGCGGCCTCGGGCGGTGAGCAGATCACGCTGTCGCCCAAGTTCGAGCTGCCCTTCGAGGTGGGCGATGACCTGACGATCGTCGACGGCAAGACCTACAAGGTGAAGGCCACCGCGAAGGTGACCAAGACCGAGCCCGCGGCCGCGAGCGAGTCGGAAGCGGTCGACAAGCTCTGGGAGACGTACCGCGTTGACCAGAAGGGGCGCAAGTTCTACACCGTTAGCATCGATCGGCCGACGGCGATCGAGGTGGGCGATCTGATCACCTCACCGCAGCGCATCGGCAATGGGTACGTCATCCGCAACAACACCTGCCGGTTTCACCGTGCCCGCGGCATTCAGATTAAGGCGGGCGACGGCGTGATCGAGAACAACACCGTCGAGGACATCAACTTCGCCGGCATCACGCTCGGGCCCGAGTTGTCGGTCTGGCTGGGCAGCGATTACGTCAAGAACGTCGTCGTGCGCAACAACACGATCCGCGGCACGGGCCGTGGCGGCGAGGGGCGCCGCAACGCCAACTTCGCCGACATCGCGGCGATCGTCGTGCGCTCGCTCACGCTCGACCGCGAGCTATCGGCGGCCGAGAACGCCAATATCGTGATCGAGAACAACCGCATCGAGAACCCCGCTGGCCTGGCGATGTTCCTGTCGTCCGCCACGAACCTGGTGGTGAAGGACAACACGATCGTCGCGCCGTGGAGCATGGGGCCGACCGTGTCGGGCAAGCGCTTCGGTGTCGACCCGGCAGCGGCAGTCTTCGTAGCGGCGGTGGAGGGCGCGACGTTCGAGAACAACACGATCGACCTCGACGGTGGCACCGCCACCAAGGCGCTGGCGACCGGCCGCGATGCCAATGGTCTGAGCGGCGTCGAGAGCGGTTTCACCCTGAAGGGCGCCGCGCCGGCCAGTGCGGAGTAG